In a genomic window of Malassezia japonica chromosome 4, complete sequence:
- a CDS encoding uncharacterized protein (TransMembrane:2 (o443-461i473-491o); EggNog:ENOG503P93S) yields the protein MDGEGDESFDDDWWDSLAIDPVTDTQLQELELQAQASGSVTTPAPSSEGSLQTQLQELRALHAEQQKLIDTLTRQTQQQKGEISVVRANWSRVQEQNSGLQHQNAELEAEYRQRLERIQQENRRQMEKLETAAAFRRIEQDTSRTAWPSTLRRRPPVMLHEPNSSKRTPGQGILTTPTRTRIVHHTHSPTSSQTPVSPLSLTRRKRSLPADDEPVSPSRTRSAKVQQTQGKKAEFPRFVNSFLPPPPTGLTTPATRTQVKSPPSSQLAATRSSSPATPSPELRAVEVETSLPVPDATTYVLTVLFCYRTRWATHVMCQPYIPLPPPATLPGTAYFPLGPGLHPWSSALDPDAPVGRAGPGPPPMLLHLLSMQLPSCVPDVLRRRFSHAADTLWTCVTKGSSYSVFLAECGHVVDEVLRKAQGEHATRDAMDAAIERVWETQAASLYGTVAAALRVLTGLFLRLNWTHHVAAMLNWMTSLGVAHPGFVFFFLKKMQYLDWSAPDEEKKENGMVPSSQDDLDMLPSSQDTEVPSAPDVHLGTPTSLVKMLIESIRKSHIVPLSVASPASQVETEGQSVPVWDMGESARTALLVSVLRCAKVLAWNVGGTGVHELQPLFQEPGVLLTLLDGPACVPQILLHAVELLTLLVPDPLTLHIALASPYDKALQPRAPARLLQVRFPVVDILAKHLVDRRGDTSAVHIHRFHRAVLLFMSAAARHGDTAVIFSESVPLLPALIQCLSWDTEEVWSGPAGQERTERALERVCLSTRLLHQLYTPETSAGRSLAEKLLSTQAQAILNGIRHAFIVAMGRTAFAREPSWLSVHAPGGDSQERSRMRSQLENAAVLAGDLIDLVLSPSETDEIYELLAEDHMA from the exons ATGGACGGCGAGGGGGACGAGAGCTTTGACGATGACTGGTGGGACTCGCTGGCGATCGATCCAGTGACAGATACGCAGCTCCAGGAACTGGAGCTGCAGGCACAGGCATCCGGGAGCGTCACGACCCCGGCCCCGAGCTCAGAAGGCTCGCTGCAGACCCAGCTCCAGGAACTtcgcgcgctgcatgcCGAGCAACAAAAGCTCATTGATACCCTTACACGACAAACACAGCAGCAAAAAGGAGAGATCTCGGTAGTGCGTGCGAACTGGAGCCGCGTTCAGGAGCAAAACTCGGGACTGCAGCACCAAAATGCAGAGCTCGAGGCAGAGTaccgccagcgcctcgagcgcatccagcAAGAGAACCGGCGGCAGATGGAGAAGCTCGAGACGGCCGCTGCGTTTCGG CGCATTGAGCAGGATACAAGTCGCACGGCATGGCCgtcgacgctgcggcgacggccgcccgTAATGCTCCACGAGCCGAACTCGTCCAAGCGCACGCCGGGACAGGGCATACTCACGACACCAACACGCACGCGCATTGTGCATCATACCCACTCGCCGACATCGTCGCAAACTCCCGTCTCGCCCCTTTCTCTCACACGCCGGAAACGGTCGCTGCCTGCAgacgacgagccggtgAGCCCATcgcgcacacgcagcgccaagGTGCAGCAGACCCAAGGGAAAAAGGCCGAGTTTCCGCGGTTTGTCAACTCGTTTCTtcccccgccgccgacggggctcacgacgccggcgacACGGACGCAAGTCAAGTCGCCGCCTTCGAGTCAGCTCGCTGCGACAcgaagcagctcgcccgCGACCCCGTCGCCGGAGCTGCGTGCAGTCGAGGTCGAGACGAGCTTGCCGGTACCCGACGCCACGACCTATGTGCTGACTGTTCTGTTCTGCTACCGGACGCGGTGGGCGACGCATGTCATGTGCCAGCCGTACAttccgctgccgccgcctgccACGCTGCCTGGCACGGCCTACTTTCCGCTGGGCCCAGGGCTCCACCCGTGGAGTAGTGCGCTGGATCCGGATGCGCCGGTCGGCCGTGCAGGCCCCggcccgccgccgatgctATTGCACCTGCTCTCGATGCAGCTGCCCAGCTGCGTGCCTGACGTGCTCCGCCGGCGATTTTCCCACGCGGCCGACACGCTCTGGACGTGCGTCACAAAAGGAAGCTCGTACAGCGTCTTTCTGGCAGAGTGTGggcacgtcgtcgacgaagtgctgcgcaaggcccAAGGCGAACatgcgacgcgcgacgcgatggATGCGGCCATTGAGCGCGTCTGGGAAACGCAGGCAGCCTCGCTCTATGGCACGGTCGCtgcagcgctgcgcgtACTCACCGGCCTCTTTTTGCGTTTGAACTGG ACCCATCATGTCGCTGCGATGCTCAACTGGATGActtcgctcggcgtcgcgcacccCGGCTTTGTTTTTTTCTTCCTGAAAAAGATGCAGTACCTGGACTGGAGTGCGCCCGACGAGGAAAAGAAGGAAAATGGAATGGTACCAAGCAGCCAGGACGATCTCGACATGCTGCCCTCGTCGCAGGATACCGAGGTCCCGAGTGCGCCAGACGTCCATCTGGGCACGCCCACGAGCCTCGTCAAGATGCTCATCGAGTCGATTCGCAAGAGCCACATCGTGCCGCTCTCGgtcgcgtcgcccgcgtcgcAGGTCGAGACAGAAGGACAGAGTGTGCCGGTGTGGGACATGGGCGAgtcggcacgcaccgcgctcCTTGTAtccgtgctgcgctgcgccaagGTGCTTGCATGGAACGTCGGCGGGAccggcgtgcacgagctccAGCCGCTCTTTCAGGAGCCAGGCGTGCTGCTtacgctcctcgacggccCTGCGTGCGTGCCCCAGATCCTCCTGCAtgccgtcgagctgctcacgcTGCTGGTGCCCGATCCCTTGACGCTGCACATTGCACTTGCGAGTCCGTACGACAAAGCACTGCAGCcccgtgcgcctgcgcgcctcCTCCAAGTGCGCTTCCCTGTGGTGGATATCCTGGCCAAGCACCTAGTCGATCGGCGGGGCGACACGTCGGCCGTGCACATACACCGCTTccaccgcgccgtgctcctATTCatgtcggccgcggcgcggcatggCGACACGGCGGTCATCTTTAGCGAGTCGGTGCCTCTTCTCCCCGCGCTGATCCAGTGTCTCAGCTGGGACACGGAAGAGGTGTGGAGCGGCCCCGCTGGACAAGAGCGTACCGAGCGagcgctggagcgcgtaTGCCTCAGCACGCGTCTCTTGCACCAGCTCTACACGCCCGAGACGAGCGCAGGCCGCAGCCTCGCAGAAAAGCTCCTGTCGACGCAGGCCCAAGCAATCCTCAACGGCATCCGCCACGCGTTCATCGTCGCAATGGGCCGGACGGCgtttgcgcgcgagccgagcTGGCTCAGCGTGCatgcgcccggcggcgactCGCAAGAGCGCAgccgcatgcgctcgcAGCTCGAGAATGCCGCCGTGCTCGCAGGCGACCTCATCGACCTGGTTCTTTCCCCCAGCGAAACGGATGAGATCTACGAactcctcgccgaggatcaTATGGCATAG
- the PRO2 gene encoding glutamate-5-semialdehyde dehydrogenase (EggNog:ENOG503NU0M; COG:E; BUSCO:EOG0926388H): MTDARDIARQARLAFDAAQKSLSLRGSERADAARNAALHEICAELESARDEIHTANQKDVDEANALVAQGKLSKQLVSRLDLFSKAGKWESMLQGVADVAQLTSPLDVCTSASRLAAPAGAAGALDLYRVTCPIGVLLCIFEARPEVIVNIASLAIKSGNAAILKGGKESKHSAAVLSGCIARALARSELPEHLVQTVQTRDEIQTLLHEERYIDLVIPRGSNALVKSIQREARMPVMGHADGICAAYVHEDAVPELTIGTLLDSKLDYPSACNALETLLLHHSHLASGLWKAIASALLQKKVHLHCDQESLAALADLEGEHASLLSPATPEDFDMEFLDLDLAVRVVDSVEEAIDHINEHGSGHTDVILTAPLSDAPNAAAETFARSLSSSSVFVNASTRFADGFRYGFGTEVGISTGRTHARGPVGLDGLVIYKYVLRGAGSGAHTAASFAPGDAPRPWAHTPIEKVYPTL; encoded by the coding sequence AtgaccgacgcgcgcgacattgcgcgccaggcgcggCTTGCTTTTGATGCTGCGCAAAAGTCTCTCTCTCTGCGGGGATCGGAAAGGGCCGACGCGGCCCGcaatgcggcgctgcacgaaATCTGCGCGGAACTGGAGTCTGCGCGCGACGAAATTCACACGGCGAACCAAAAAGatgtcgacgaggcgaatgcgctcgtcgcgcaagGCAAGCTCTCGAAGCAGCTCGTATCGCGCTTGGACCTCTTTTCCAAGGCGGGCAAGTGGGAGTCGATGCTGCAgggcgtcgccgacgtcgcacAGCTCacctcgccgctcgacgtctGCACGTCCGCCAGCCGCCTGGCCGCACcagcgggcgcggcgggggcgctcgacctgtACCGTGTCACCTGCCCGATCGGCGTGCTCCTGTGCATTTTCGAGGCGCGCCCTGAAGTCATTGTCAACATTGCGAGCCTCGCGATCAAGTCGGGCAACGCTGCGATCCTCAAGGGAGGCAAGGAGTCGAAGCACTCTGCAGCGGTCCTGAGCGGCTGCATCGCGCGGGCActcgcacgcagcgagctgcCGGAGCACCTCGTGCAGACCGTGCAGACACGCGACGAGATACAGACGCTTCTTCACGAAGAACGCTACATCGACCTCGTCATTCCCCGCGGCTCGAACGCGCTTGTCAAGAGCAttcagcgcgaggcgcgtatGCCGGTGATGGGGCACGCAGACGGAATCTGCGCGGCATACGTCCacgaggacgcggtgccGGAGCTGACcatcggcacgctgctcgacaGCAAGCTTGACTATCCGTCGGCATGcaacgcgctcgagacgctcctGCTCCACCACAGCCACCTCGCCTCGGGGCTCTGGAAGGCGAttgcctcggcgctgctccaAAAGAAGGTGCACCTGCACTGCGACCAAgagtcgctcgcggcgctcgccgacctcgaggGCGAGCATGCCTCGCTTCTCTCGCCGGCCACGCCCGAAGACTTTGACATGGAGTTTCTTGATTTGGACCTCGCTGTGCGCGTCGTAGACAGCGTCGAAGAGGCCATCGACCACATCAACGAGCATGGCTCGGGCCACACCGACGTGATCCTCACGGCCCCGCTTTCGGATGCGCCGaacgcggccgccgagacgTTTGCGCGTTCCCTTTCCTCTTCGAGCGTGTTTGTgaacgcgtcgacgcgctttGCCGACGGATTCCGCTACGGGTTCGGCACAGAAGTCGGCATCAGCACggggcgcacgcacgcgcgtggcccggtcggcctcgacggTCTGGTGATCTACAAGTACGtgctgcgtggcgccggcagcggtgcgcacaccgccgcgtcctttgcgccgggcgatgcgccgcgtccgtgGGCCCACACGCCGATTGAAAAGGTATACCCCACGTTGTAG
- a CDS encoding non-specific serine/threonine protein kinase (COG:T; EggNog:ENOG503NXGP), with the protein MPPHLRRTLPRYNSQRSHPQNAAPLEHPDWPPYVAPTASVLTPTAVARLGDGSDMGFGQEGSNAASRPVLHNYDSTSRSSVPAARLAEYRRTHSMLKGPSHQRHAHFATESPRAAARTRLGPPPVLHKLQRRGIGLHADALPPADGAGMNDSVDDTIRHTLHVLKGHEQQAMGDNVQRIELPNGGPVFHLTTTPMSQFAEHEPQALDSPQPSTEFALTDPIRPLMRDSVAPAASKPTPKASIAQHVDESVLNAAFKEKYTVEEELGSGGFGFVVGATRKSDNVKVAVKFIWRHKVPKHQWVHDPHYGPIPMEVFVLKIVRHPNIIRFVDLFQDGRFFYLVMERHGSDWNLEPKEGESAHDSVRTVAEVAKQTVPDDTPALLAPSGVLGSVAPPLQNVPNLKVCTPSDLFECIDKHSYLSEKTSQWIFAQVVEAVYYLSTLGIYHCDIKDENCVIDADFNVKLIDFGSSVITDARKPQPLYSKFFGTMTFASAEILRGQPYRAPSAEVWSLGVLLSILITGNCPFAHPDAAVRGELSTPRGFYSQGAWDVLVSCLTVDVDKRISIANLRTHPWVARAWEGRPRTPISERNPVNDLHND; encoded by the coding sequence ATGCCGCCACATCTGCGGCGGACGCTGCCGCGGTACAACTCGCAGCGGTCGCATCCGCAGaacgctgcgccgctcgaacACCCGGACTGGCcgccgtacgtcgcgccAACTGCCTCGGTGCtgacgccgacggccgtcgcgcgcttgGGCGACGGGTCCGACATGGGCTTTGGGCAGGAAGGGTCGAACGCAGCATCGCGGCCAGTCTTGCACAACTACGacagcacgtcgcggtcTAGCGtaccggcggcgcgccttgcaGAGTACCGCAGGACGCACTCGATGCTCAAGGGGCCTTCGCACcagcgccacgcgcactttgcgaccgagtcgccgcgtgcggccgcacgcacgcgcctaGGCCCGCCGCCTGTCTTGCAcaagctgcagcgccgtggCATAGGCTTGCacgcggatgcgctgccgcccgccgacggcgcgggcaTGAATGATTCGGTGGATGACACGATCCGGCATACACTGCATGTCCTCAAAGGCCACGAACAGCAGGCGATGGGTGACAATGTCCAGCGGATCGAGTTGCCGAATGGCGGCCCCGTGTTCCATCTCACGACTACGCCCATGTCTCAgtttgccgagcacgagccaCAAGCGCTCGATTCACCGCAACCCTCGACTGAGTTTGCGCTGACCGATCCTATCCGGCCGCTGATGCGCGACTCGGTggcgcctgctgcgtcCAAGCCCACGCCCAAGGCGTCGATTGCCCAACATGTGGACGAGAGTGTGCTGAATGCCGCGTTCAAGGAAAAATACACGGTCGAAGAGGAGCTTGGCTCAGGTGGCTTTGGCTTTGTGGTCGGTGCCACGCGCAAGTCTGACAATGTCAAGGTCGCGGTCAAGTTTATCTGGCGGCACAAGGTGCCCAAGCACCAGTGGGTGCACGATCCGCACTACGGCCCCATTCCGATGGAGGTCTTTGTGCTGAAGATTGTGCGGCATCCCAACATTATCCGGTTCGTCGACCTGTTCCAAGACGGGCGCTTCTTTTACCTGGTCATGGAACGCCACGGCTCCGACTGGAACTTGGAGCCGAAAGAGGGCGAATCTGCTCACGACTCCGTCCGGACCGTGGCCGAGGTCGCAAAGCAGACTGTGCCCGACGACAcgcctgcgctcctcgcgccgagcggtgTCTTGGGCAGCGTTGCGCCGCCCCTACAGAATGTGCCGAATCTCAAGGTGTGCACGCCGAGTGACCTGTTTGAGTGCATCGACAAGCACTCGTACCTTTCGGAAAAAACGTCGCAGTGGATCTTTGCCCAGGTGGTCGAGGCCGTGTACTATCtgtcgacgctcggcatcTACCACTGCGACATAAAAGATGAAAACTGTGTGATTGACGCTGACTTCAACGTAAAACTGATCGACTTTGGCTCCTCTGTGATTACCGACGCACGGAAACCCCAGCCTCTGTACAGTAAATTCTTTGGGACCATGACCTTTGCCAGCGCAGAAATCCTCCGTGGACAACCCTaccgcgcaccgagcgccgagGTGTGGAGTCTGGGCGTCCTGCTCAGCATCCTCATCACAGGCAACTGCCCATTTGCACACCccgacgccgccgtgcgcggcgaaCTGTCCACCCCGCGTGGATTCTACAGCCAGGGCGCATGGGACGTGCTTGTTTCGTGTCTCACCGTGGACGTCGACAAGCGCATCTCCATCGCGAACCTGCGCACTCATCCATGGGTTGCTCGCGCTTGGGAAGGCCggccacgcacgccgaTCTCCGAACGCAACCCCGTTAATGACCTGCATAATGACTAG
- the lag1 gene encoding sphingosine N-acyltransferase (TransMembrane:6 (i49-70o167-190i225-244o297-322i343-374o394-415i); COG:U; EggNog:ENOG503NYZN), with protein sequence MAKGGKKTAKKGAAAKRSAPPAQEKQATKEAAQGPVTPKNDLFCMTASSWGTGLSLLALGTVAFLCWVTQSERCNTLSYWEPVWGTLEKYGIASRPTDVALANVCTTIHEVTRSCLFLSGGVTSTQGKVHNSVSHAWERLQSVWGVETTSHASAVPEVLYERDRRDVLFAVTWGIALLALRGLLMHLVLLPSARLLVQRPPPQKMAQIGHRNKYYRSIDRFAEQFWIAILNSASLVLVLSFWVWKPEQLWIGYPHTTMDALTKAVYLWEASNYIHQLFVLNIEARRSDHVQMMVHHIVTLLLIGGSYVCCFSRVGLVILLLMDPSDILLALAKMIKYMGLQNLCDAMFGAFMLSWTFTRHIGYMIVMWSCIYDAPRLIPYQSPADLRTGHVFTYPTYVVFIALLAILQVILLIWFSMILKVLYRVLTNAGAIDSRSDEDSD encoded by the exons ATGGCCAAAGGAGGGAAAAAGACGGCAAAGAagggcgcggccgcgaagcgctccgcgccgcctgctcagGAAAAGCAGGCCACAAAGGAGGCTGCCCAGGGCCCTGTCACCCCCAAGAATGACTTGTTTTGCATGACGGCGAGCAGTTGGGGAACGGGCCTGTCCCTCCTTGCGTTGGGTACGGTCGCCTTTTTGTGCTGGGTGACGCAATCGGAGCGCTGCAATACGCTCTCCTACTGGGAGCCGGTGTGGGGCACCTTGGAGAAATACGGGATTGCCTCGCGCCCCACCGATGTGGCCCTGGCGAATGTCTGCACGACGATCCACGAAGTCACGCGGAGCTGCCTCTTTCTTTCAGGCGGCGTGACCAGTACCCAGGGCAAGGTGCACAACAGTGTTTCGCATGCGTGGGAGCGTCTCCAGTCGGTGTGGGGCGTAGAGACGACGTCGCATGCCTCGGCCGTGCCCGAGGTGCtgtacgagcgcgaccggcgcgacgtTCTTTTTGCCGTGACGTGGGGTattgcgctcctcgcgctgcgcggcctgctgATGCACCTCGTGCTGCTTCCTAGTGCGCGCCTCCTGGTGCagcgtccgccgccgcagaAAATGGCACAGATCGGCCACCGCAATAAATACTACCGGAGCATCGACCGGTTTGCCGAGCAGTTCTGGATTGCGATTCTGAACAGTGCCTCGCTTGTGCTGGTTTTG TCCTTCTGGGTGTGGAAGCCCGAGCAGCTGTGGATCGGCTACCCCCACACGACGATGGATGCGTTGACCAAGGCCGTGTACCTCTGGGAGGCCTCCAACTACATCCACCAGCTCTTTGTGCTCAAcatcgaggcgcgtcgctccgACCATGTGCAGATGATGGTGCACCATATTGTCACGCTATTGCTGATTGGTGGCTCCTACGTCTGTTGCTTCTCCCGTGTGGGACTCGTCATTCTTTTGCTGATGGACCCGAGCGACATTTTGCTGGCG CTTGCGAAAATGATCAAGTACATGGGCCTGCAAAATCTCTGCGATGCGATGTTTGGCGCATTCATGCTCTCGTGGACCTTTACGCGGCACATTGGCTACATGATTGTCATGTGGTCGTGCATctacgacgcgccgcggctcaTCCCATATCAGTCGCCGGCGGACCTGCGTACGGGCCACGTCTTTACGTACCCCACGTACGTGGTGTTTATTGCGCTGCTAGCCATCCTGCAAGTCATCCTCCTGATCTGGTTCAGCATGATCCTCAAAGTCCTCTACCGCGTGCTGACCAATGCCGGCGCCATCGATTCACGCAGTGACGAAGACTCGGATTAA
- a CDS encoding uncharacterized protein (EggNog:ENOG503P58T; COG:S; SECRETED:SignalP(1-25)) produces the protein MFSLRKVVLVLGAALFAASLVAASASEETLGQRSGMMRRHADAGRLRARDAAADAALRDMYQEFVTKAKREGRQPLSLDDFKERYPKVVKRSQEENPFAQSSSSSGHGHATSTSSSSSSASASASGSSPGGDSDHSGEGTYYQPGMGACGKSSSSSDKIVAIAHSMFDQYSAGGNPNANKVCGKKIKATYQGKSTTVTVVDRCTGCSSNDLDFSPAAFKELASTSKGRLSGVKWSFVN, from the coding sequence ATGTTCTCCCTGCGTAAAGTTGTGCTAGTGCTGGGCGCTGCCCTTttcgccgcgtcgcttgTCGCTGCGAGTGCCTCGGAAGAgacgctcggccagcgTTCGGGTATGATGCGCCGCCATGCAGACGCTGGTCGtctgcgtgcgcgcgatgcTGCTGCGGATGCGGCACTTCGGGACATGTACCAAGAGTTTGTGACAAAGGCAAAGCGTGAGGGGCGCCAGCCGCTCTCTCTTGACGATTTCAAGGAGCGCTACCCCAAGGTTGTGAAGCGCTCCCAGGAGGAGAACCCCTTTGCGCAGAGCTCTTCGAGCTCGGGCCACGGCCACGCGACTtccacctcgagcagcagctcgagcgcgagcgcaagtGCGTCGGGAAGCAGCCCTGGCGGCGATTCGGACCACTCGGGTGAGGGCACCTACTACCAACCGGGCAtgggcgcgtgcggcaAGTCGAGCTCGTCTTCGGACAAGATTGTCGCCATTGCCCACAGCATGTTTGACCAGTATTCTGCTGGCGGAAACCCCAACGCCAACAAGGTCTGCGGCAAGAAGATCAAGGCTACCTACCAAGGCAAGTCGACTACGGTTACGGTCGTTGACCGGTGCACTGGCTGCTCTAGCAATGACCTTGACTTTTCGCCGGCCGCATTCAAGGAGCTTGCTTCTACCTCGAAGGGCCGCCTTTCCGGCGTCAAGTGGTCCTTTGTGAACTGA
- a CDS encoding uncharacterized protein (COG:O; MEROPS:MER0001299; EggNog:ENOG503P0XV), translating to MTYVRDYLHPDTYLVWKVHDGSVVEARRPPSVSQLFAPSAPGDEPPRVLELHEVLHALKWAQRDERVRGLVADFSTLHVPPSVPPKRLGLAQIEEILQALHDFREAKRQQFGSDTTSTVAWTDTFTSQGAYLLASGFERVYMQPTGQVPLVGLASQMPFFKRLLNWAGIKMHAEAREEYKSMVSPFTQTDSLTPAQLANQAELLGELNQGYAHAVGVHRFSGEDAEKAAARVAKLAYDGPFSAREALEAGLIDGTRFKRDVIEELAPGDASKRWKTLAHYVQLSERKLRDVLSDDQVVKVGVVYLLGTISNASGPHSVGAAVQGLKEAAEAKEIKSIVLRIDSGGGDVVASETLWDAVRRIQDEHKKPVVCSFGNTAASGAYYIATAADAIFASESTVTGSIGVAALRPTITQTLLDRLQLHVQTLFTGSTSQSALQELSSEQRARMERHIDETYAEFLAKVRDGRSMSDEALRTVAGGRVMTGLAAWTLCDGAHAKVPELLAAFKSGPAPERSTWATHADANASGIDAVHVTRAADTPADPADETPDAELATAQAGALAADLAAVAPPYGRGLIDAIGGLWEAALYATARTLQVELEELKERLGLDDEKAMPLLRPQCARTGSGDAVALSADVRLVRYPAERPFWQRLQQYDPRTEPNLALRVLAAFLQPWVAWQAPSVAEALDALEERASGLATARMHAEYPFRTEYL from the exons ATGA CATACGTGCGTGATTATCTACACCCCGATACGTATCTGGTGTGGAAGGTGCACGACGGgagcgtcgtcgaggcgcggcggccgccgtcggtgagccagctctttgcgccgtCCGCAcccggcgacgagccgccgcgcgtgctcgagctgcacgaggtgCTCCACGCGCTCAAGTGGGCGCAACGGGatgagcgcgtgcgcggcctcgtcgccgacttTAGCACGCTACATGTGCCGCCGTCCGTGCCGCCGAAACGCCTTGGACTCGCGCAGATCGAGGAGATCCTGCAGGCACTG cacgACTTTCGCGAGGCCAAGCGCCAGCAGTTTGGCTCGGATACCACGTCGACCGTCGCGTGGACGGATACCTTTACGAGCCAGGGCGCGTACCTGCTGGCCTCGGGCTTTGAGCGCGTCTACATGCAGCCGACCGGCCAGGTGCCGCTGGTGGGCCTTGCGTCGCAGATGCCCTTCTTTAAGCGCCTGCTGAACTGGGCCGGCATCAAgatgcacgccgaggcgcgcgaagAGTACAAGTCGATGGTCAGCCCTTTTACACAGACCGATTCGCTTACcccggcgcagctcgcgaaccaggccgagctgctcggcgagctgaaCCAGGGCTATGCGCATGCCGTGGGCGTGCATCGCTTTTCGGGTGAGGACGCAGAAaaagccgcggcgcgcgtcgcaaaGCTCGCCTACGACGGACCCTTTTCCgcacgcgaggcgctcgaggcgggcCTCATTGACGGTACGCGCTTCAAGCGCGACGTGAttgaggagctcgcgccgggcgacgcgtcgaaGCGCTGGAAGACGCTGGCGCACTATGTGCAGCtcagcgagcgcaagctgcgcgacgtgctgaGCGACGACCAGGTTGTCAAGGTCGGTGTCGTCTACCTCCTCGGCACGATCAGCAACGCGTCGGGGCCGCactcggtcggcgcggcggtgcaaggcctcaaagaggccgccgaggccaaggagaTCAAGAGCATCGTGCTGCGGATcgactcgggcggcggcgatgtCGTCGCAAGCGAGACGCTCTGggacgcggtgcggcgcatccAGGACGAGCACAAGAAGCCGGTCGTGTGCTCGTTTGGCAacacggccgcgagcggcgcgtactacatcgcgacggccgccgacgcgatCTTTGCGTCGGAGAGCACCGTGACCGGAAGCAttggcgtcgcggcgctgcggccgacgaTTACGcagacgctcctcgaccgcctgcagctgcaTGTACAGACGCTCTTTACCGGATCCACCTCGCagagcgcgctgcaggagctcagcagcgagcagcgcgcgcgtaTGGAGCGGCATATTGACGAGACCTATGCCGAGTTCCTTGccaaggtgcgcgacgggcgcagcatgtcggacgaggcgctgcgcaccgtggCCGGGGGCCGCGTCATGACCGGCCTTGCGGCGTGGACGCtgtgcgacggcgcgcacgccaagGTGCCAGAGCTGCTTGCCGCGTTCAAGAGCGGgccggcgcccgagcgcagcacctgggcgacgcacgcggATGCCAACGCATCCGGCATTGACGCGGTGCACGttacgcgcgccgccgacacGCCGGCCGACCCTGCGGACGAGACGCCCGACGCGGAGCttgcgacggcgcaggccggcgcgctcgccgcggacctcgcggcggttgcgccgccgtacggccgcggcctcATTGACGCGATCGGCGGCCTGtgggaggcggcgctgtaCGCCactgcgcgcacgctccaggtcgagctcgaggagctgaaagagcggctcggcctcgacgacgaaaAAGCGAtgccgctcctgcgcccGCAGTGTGCACgcaccggcagcggcgacgcagTGGCTCTGTCGGCagacgtgcgcctcgtgcgctaccccgccgagcgcccgtTCTGGCAGCGGCTGCAGCAGTATGATCCGCGCACCGAGCCgaacctcgcgctgcgcgtcctcgccgcTTTCCTGCAGCCGTGGGTGGCGTGGCAGGcaccgagcgtcgccgaggcgctcgacgcgctcgaggagcgtgcaTCGGGCCTTGCGACGGCGCGTATGCATGCCGAGTACCCCTTCCGTACCGAGTATCTGTAG